TCTATCTTTTACGAGATtaatcattatattaaaatcTAGAAATTGTTTGTTTCTTCACAAGCTGCTATCTGTCCTTTTCAGTGAAATTTCAAACTAAAGCTTGATTTAATATCTAGGTACATTATATGACGCTTACCGTAGAAGCCTGTTGGAAATCTTGGCCTGCATTTCACGGAGTAAGTCCTTGGCAACGACATCTCCTGGTTTTGTCCTGCCTGTAGAAACCCCTAGTAACAAAACGTCACTTTGTTAAAAGTACATTCAGTGCCAAAAtggttaaacaaataaatcttaGACCATGCACCAAACTAGAAATTTTTGGATCACTTAACCAAAACAATATGGAGAATTAGAAGGGACTTTTATCATACTACCAAAACATGAAATAGGCCAAACAAATGGAAAGAGAACCTTTTTTAATGAGCAAAAGACCCATAATTTTAGAAtttgaaaaatcaattatagggataaattgaatataatatcaattcaatgtaaaatttcgaaaaatcaataaataatacattagAGTATTTCTTATCCTGTActtgaaaatacatgtacagtatttagATTATAAGGTTATGTAGTGTATTGAATTTGTGCATGTGTAGaaataatgatttgttttttataCTCGATACATATGAGTGAAACAATGGCAATTAATACTGAAATTAAATGGTacaacaagaaaacaaaatcacCAGAACATATCCAAGGTTTGAGAACCAGCATTGGAGGTGATACATACCTTCATCAGACTGCTGCTGTACTGCTTCTTTTACTCTGAAAGATGCAAACATTCTGATGATCAAACATGATGCACAGAGAAAATAAATTTTCGTAATAAAACTTCttttgtgtatattaattaGCATAAATTTTCTCCTATTGTAAATTTCCATGTTTACAGTAATCCAGTGCTTTCAGCATTACCTTCAGGACTGTGGctattaatatacattgtaagccTATCAGCATTACCTTCAGGACTGTGGctattaatatacattgtaagccTATCAGCATTACCTTCAGGACTGTGGctattaatatacattgtaagccTATCAGCATTACCTTCAGGACTGTGGctattaatatacattgtaagccTATCAGCATTACCTTCAGGACTGTGGctattaatatacattgtaagccTATCAGCATTACCTTCAGGACTGTGGctattaatatacattgtaagccTATCAGCATTACCTTCAGGACTGTGGctattaatatacattgtaagccTATCAGCATTACCTTCAGGACTGTGGctattaatatacattgtaagccTATCAACTGACTAATTTGTCTTTAAAATTAGACATTAATATACCAGACTTTTCTTTAATTAAGGGACTTGACACCTACCTGTTACAGGTGAGAACAGCTAGTGATACATCAGGATATTTGTGTATGGTCTTCCTTCTCAGGCTGTACACTAACTGATCAAACGTCATCTCCAAAAGGCCGCCAGATCTACAACGATGTACATAGTAAATAATACcatatcaataatataataGGTATCACTCCATTCtgaatgttaaagatgctcaaaCACTAACAACTGGTAttatttcactatcaaaaacaggagcagacgatttagtatttttcttcagttataaaagttacttgctttacaccattaccaccactgaaaagtttgagcttttaattttattttgagttaaaaatgtaaaaaaataattaattgcatcccgaaaaaaaaattgtggcactatatcccatatggaatgaagcactgattgcgcatacaccaaaggcaaaataaattatatttttttttattattttttgtgttaataacacatatacatacacgattaaacaccaattattgttcaaatgatgaatatcatttatactctgtcggcggtggagtatctttaatgaTAGTCTCCATCATTACCTTCTCAATGTAAACCCTACCACAATATCATTTTCTTGCAACATTTTTTCTCTGATATCTAAACTGAATTATGAAGTTATTGCAATAAATTGAGTCcacatctttttttttatttttaatcgaAACAAGATAATGAGATTTTTTAACTCCTCAAATCTAGACAGACCACTTTCTAACTGTATTTACCTCTTCCTTACTTTAATAACCTATCTAAATTAGACAGCTGTCTTTTTATAGATAATAAACATAAAGTCATAACAGTTTGACACTATAAAAGAGTGCCAATATCATATTTACCTCAGTTCTGTCTTCACATTGAGGATGTCCCGGATTCCTAGGCCTGATGTCGTGCTGGATATCAGGTCAATCTACAATCAAGGAAAAACAGAGACTTGTATTCACATATTAGAAAAAAtgaatacagtatgtatttaTGCTATTTGAATGCCTTTTAAATGGAGGTCATTTTGTCACAACATCTTTGAATCACTAGTGAAATAAGCAAGAATATTACCAAAGTCACGGGATATTGGGTGAGAAATGTGATTAATGCCATTACTATTATGATAGATACATACCTTGCTATCAGGAAGACAGGCACAACACTGACCCATGAAAGGGCGGACAACTCTTAGTGTATCTGCTGTCACAATCGGTGAAGATTTAAACTGAGCGATCAGTCTGGAGGCAATCTGTAGAAAACAGAACCCAACATCAAATAACTTATTCTCCGTTATGAAGCATATTGATACTTCTTTTGTTATCCTTTCGATTGATAGAAACAAAAAGCATGGTATTGTAAGCCAAGTTATTTTTTTGATGACCTAATTACACATTTCCCAATTTAACAACTTTTAAAGTCAATTAAATTTCCCTTTTTAGATTTGATTACTTTTGTTTCTATTGTATCACTGTTTGAAAGTTTTATCTGGTTGATTTTTGCAACTTCCCCATGATCATACACAAAATACCCTCAATATAAACTCTTAACTGATTCTTTATCGAGATATCACCTATCACTACATAACAATCGAATAGTCTTCGAATAGTTTTCAGCTGCCAGATATAAAATACTTCACACCAATTAAGTATGGCAAAAATTACTGTAAATCAATTTATGTTTAAGCCTGAAGTATTACAAGTTTTCAATATTTCTACAAATTGGCAAAAACGTAGTAAAGTCACAATCAAATGCTCTTACTGACAACttttcaaatacaaatgtataaaagtTCATACAATTATTAGAGAAACTTTTGAAAACATGTTGAAGCTCTCTCATGAAAATTACACGAACATTTGTACCGGTATCTCATTAAAATAAAGTGGCGTTCAGTAGTCCTGATCTTAACAGAAACAAAGCAAGTAATCCTCTAATACCAGTATATAATCCTAGTCAAACTTCAATAACTGAATCCTCTAATACTAGTATATAATCCTAGTCAAACTTCAATAACTGAATCCTCTAATACCAGTATATAATCCTAGTCAAACTTCAATAACTGAATCCTCTAATACCAGTATATAATCCTAGTCAAACTTCAATAACTGAATCCTCTAATACCAGTATATAATCCTAGTCAAACTTCAATAACAGAATCCTCTAATACCAGTATGTAATCCTAGTCAAACTTCAATAACTGAATCCTCTAATACCAGTATATAATCCTAGTCAAACTTCAATAACTGAATCCTCTAATACCAGTATAAAATCCTCGTCAAACTTCAATAACTGAATCCTATAATACCAGTATATAATCCTAGTCAAACTTCAATACCTGGCACTTGCCTTACACCAAGACTTCTCAATTCAAACTATTTTATTGATCCCTACTAACCTATTAGTAAACTTGACTGGAACTGAAATAGTACTCTGATGATTTAAAGTGTCATCATGATCCTATTGAATGTGATCATGAGTGAAATTAAGACTCAAAGTTTGTCTGTACATCTAAAATACATATTCAACAGAGAAAACAAGACAACTTACTGAATCAGAGGAAACTGGTGGAGCTTTCCTTCGATCCCTGGATTTTCTGTGATGCACTGGTTTTACACTGTCACCAAACTTCTCTCTCCAACGCTGTCTGCCTTCATTCAGTATACGATTTGTCAACTGgccagttacctcccttgttttCGGCAGACTCCCAGTAGGTGGACCCTGCTTTTCCCATTTCTTGTACACTAAATCCAAATCAGGTGTGACAGAAGTGTTGGTTTTCAACATGGTGATATCTGATGCTTAtctgaaaatataaaagttaGAATAGTAATCAATATGAACATTGGTATTTGAACTTAACATGGATGTGGAGTAATTTACTGTTCTTACCAATAGAAACAGTTTCCTGTAACTGCCCAATACTGTAGACCAACACTAAGATGAATACATCAGCCTtcacatattcaaatttaagcTTTTTATATCTTTGGCACAGCAAAACAGTGCAGGGTGTGAGGCCATATAGGAGGCTCAGATAAAaacattgttttctttattgattgctattacatttaaatacatGAAAACCTACACCTAGcattattttgtttcatgttCATCTGTTTCATATGTATGATGGACTcatgtaaataaattttattttattattttattcgACTTTATTATACAGCTAGAACtttcaccagagtggacgactaatacacGCACTGCACTTTATAGGTGACATTGCAGAACCCATGTAGAACCACTGAACTCCCCTTTATGTGACCTATGTAGTTTACTGAACTCCCCTTTATTTGAGttttctgtgtaccaaattttatcaaaactctgtcaagtagtttaggaggagtttgccagacaaagttgtgtctacagacagacagacagacagacggacaacccaATTCCAGTCTACCCCTCATTAACTACATCCACTGCTGGGGGGATTTAATGAACTATCTCTTGCACTTGTCTTCATactgtaaaatgtaaacaaactttctgCAGCATctgaatttcatatttttcactGCAATGGAACTAATTCACATACCAAGTGATACCTGATACCATTTGTGCGgtactagtatctccagtggcgATGGAATGTCCTTTGTAATCTTTGTCTGCatagctctggcatctatataaaccatagatgccataggaagatagtttaaaaaaaactttaatgcttaattaatgtcataccatcaccaatagaaacaataattcCGCAAAAACTGTTatcgggtatcatgtggtatGCGAGTTTTTCCCATTAAGAGTTGTATGGGTTTACTTTATATCTATACaaacaatattaatatttatcattattttcatgCAAAGATATCTTAGTTTACATTTAAGTATGAATATATAAAATGGATCTCGGAGATGAATCATAATAGCATACATATGGAAACAAATGCatatacatagtatttataTCTACATATTTGAATTAGGTCAAAACTATTCCCACTTTTAATAACCTTAGTTTCATCTTATTTGAATGCAAATTACTGTATGATACCACACCTAAATGTTTTAGTGTTCAATCAGTAGTCAAGTTGTTTTATTGCATTAACACCAGACCAGATAGAGCATATCTGGATCTGTATGGGATTTTAATAGCTAggtcatacaaatgtattaatCATGAAATAAATGTCTTTTTTTCGCCTGAAATTACCTTAAGTAGATACATAATACTTTCAGAAAACAATCACAAGTTTACATTTACCACCGATCATGCTAAACCATATGGTTGTATGTATTACAGAACTGAATTACATCTTATAGCGTCCATTTCCAGTTTAGTAGGTTAAGTTTACATTTCCATGGTATGTGATAGCTTGGTTATATGTAATACTAGACCTAAGGATAATGAGGTGAAATCCACCcactaaaatattcaaattagatTAACTGTATTTAACCATTCCTCTTTCTACCCACACACACTTTCATCTCACATAACGAAAGCTGGGGTCTTATAAGGTTTGTGGTAAAAATTGACCACTATAACATACTGAACTAAGTACTACATTCAATCATTCCTATTTTCACCCATCTCCACTCTCACCTCATGTAGAAAACCTGGTGTCCAAATATAAAGCCTCTACCCTCTTCATGTTTTCCACACTTAGCTATGGTCCTATCCAGTATGTCAGTTTATACTTCCTGTTTCTGTCAAGTCTACACCCGAGGTGTCACTTACCACCAGTTGGCCTCAGGGAGTACATTGACTGGGCATCAATAATATACCTGTACTAGTACCGTAAATATTGACTACATCACACTATGCTAAATGAACTAGGTCACCAGATACTCAAGCTATTTCACACAAATTGACAAAAGTAATAATTCATACTATACTTTCTTTTGTCTCTTTTAACAATTCAGACTGCttaattattcaaatatatcagaacctatttataatgtttatgtacataaacactaatacatgtacatgtacatatgtgtgCATATTTAATATCTAAAACTAAATTTACATTTCAAACTAAGAACAGATGTCTAAATCTTGGGTCGTTTCTAATAAAAGAGCTAAGAAGAACATCaaccaatttttaatttttctttttggtggtggtggtgatggtgggaggtgtgtagggggggggggggtgcggAGGGGGGAGATGGGAGGGGGGGGAAGAGATATCGTTAAATCAATTAAATGGATTTTGTATCTATCTTTCTaacatttttattcatattgGGGGAGGGGGTATTTATCTTTAAATAGTATGACTAAATAGATTATGTATTTATCTTTAAATTCATTcttttaaacatatatacaaaatgttacaGAACAAGAAGGGGGCAATTAACAGCATGTTGTATCAATACATCAGCATATTGTAATGATTGCATCAGCGAACACCGAACACACAAAGATAACAGGAATTACATGTAAACAGCGGTACGCAgacaaaaatgttttcatttcaaaatttagcTGCTCACTATAGAGAGGTTTATGGACCTTAATTATTTATCGATATCATACACCATTTATCAAATCTGGTACCCCCATATGATTTAGTTTGGTAGGTTGGTCCATCTCAAAAACAGAATATCTAAAGGATGGCTTGACATAAGCAAACAAATGTTAACCCTAATAGGTTATTACCTATTTGGATGGGTTTCCGTGTACATATTTTTCTGCATTGACCTCATAGAAAATGCACACATAACAACAATACCAGGTAAAATCACTCCACAATGCCTAGTTATCAATGTTACAAGTACACAGCATATCGGCAGAAAATCTGTGGCAGGGACACCCTCCTAGAACCATGCATGGCAACCCTACACATTTTGGACACAAAAGTTTTAGATTTCTTTTTCACAACAATGAGACACCACAAAAAGATTTTATATATCGGAAAAGAAATATTGGAAAACATGTATGCACACTTATCACAAAGGTGATGAATGAGAAAACCACAGTCTacttatttgttttcattctaatatttcataataaaaagGACAGTTTTGCAGCAGAACAGTGCGAAAAGTACCTATAACAAACATTATACTAAATACAGTAAAAGATGAAAAATTACATCTTTTGCTGTGTTTCTATTGCTTAGCTCTATCATCAACGGATACCTGGCCATGGTTGATTGCACACTGTCACACACTACAAACACCTGTCACCCATGTCCATGTCATGGTCATGATgtgtatattcattttgaattcTGATCTGTGATTCAAATTCTGTAAAGTGTTTGATAAACATACATCAAGGTTCTCACTAAGGTTTTTAATATATggttgaaaataaataatattaaggTGGTTGAGGGTGCAATAATATCctcagatatagttcgtcaatgcaaccaacacaaaaaactttataagcgttaagaactttcttttgcagttacctttctaacatttgattacaataatcgatcagtagcatgaattatgtaagatttaaataaacatacacaattcAAAATCCACTGAAAGTCTGCCGCagaggaagacagcgaagaaggcgttgtttgtgattttcgggagaccagtgttctcacagtaatacaaatatcatagagtcccaactgaacatTTAAAACACTGCATCCATAGTGTATATGTATGAACAAATTCAATGTCTGTgattttgaatattggggttttattttttcataccatcaaaTATTAGgggaaatgaacaaaacaacttttgaTTTTCGTAGCAGAGtagtttcattgttttgatgtacaCAGGCTCGCCGAgtgtacctaagaatgctgtttcacagcatcaaaaacgCTCCTAAAAACATTCCTAGTggtttctgaaaaatagcgacaAGAAgcttaaaatccaagatgattTAATGAATGATAGGCCTATTTACAGATTGGAATTTGGtccaaaaaaaagaaaacttcaTTCTTGGAGTCACACATCAGGCAATGACAAATATCAATACCTCATACGAGCTAGTGCATGTATTGCGAAAATACGAGGGTAAAAAGACCCGAAAAACGTATTTACTGGACTTATTACCGGCACGACACACACACACCGATGACAGGTGATTAGAACAGttgaaaagaagaaaatatgACATCTGTGCGTTGTATGTAATCATTCCAgttgtaaattatattttatgtggtCACTATTATCTAAATGTACTGGAACTGGATTGATATTCGGCGCCCATCAAGAAAAAAAGAGATGATGAAGGTCAATCCGTAATCAGTACTGTAACGTTACTTCAACGAATCGACGATGTTTTCATCTGATGTCGGCAACAATGACCTTTGTCGGTCACACAACTTACCACAATTCAGTCCAGTGGATGCATCATTGTTTGAAAGTTTTGCAATGCTCTGTGTATAGCTAGGTAAATTTGAAATCGGTTTGATCATTTTCACCATATTGTGACCAATGTCCAGAGGGATGTTCATGAAGCGATTCTCTCCGGACATGTGCGCATTGAATTGTCAACAAGCCCATCAAAGAAGAAAGGACAGTgttgattggtcagtgtgtttTCGAAGACCAATCAGAGCCAGCGTTACAGATATTTATAATGAGGATAGGTAGAGAGAAAACCGAAATATCGGTTTCCGGAAATATATTAGAACGATAAAGTATATGACgcaatattttgatatagaaCGCATCCCCCGGGGTTATTCACGGTAATGCCCGTCAATCATTCATGAGCTGAGCGTGATGACATGAACTAAGAACTAACGTCACCGTACCACATTTGgtacaaatttgacatattttttgcgatatttttaatatgcatTCCTTGTGATTCAATGTTTGTCAGTTTCTGACAAGGACTGCCTCTGGGGTGTACgtccacaataaaaaaaattatcgtcGTAACTGCAAGCTAAAAATAGACCGGTTTTTATTCCTCactacgtcacttccggttttgataCAGCGAGCGGACCTCTTTTGGTACACGGGACGTTTTGCTTTGAGATTCTCGATTTATAtgctgaaattttaatttatgcaCTTTGATGGAAAGGTATGGTATTCATTCATCATTCTGTGTGACTGTCTTTGATATTTACCGACGATTATTTAAAAAGTACCGCCATTCAAAACACTACCTAATCTGGCGAGTCATTTCCcgtatttttcagtgaaattgaaAGACGGTTTGGTGTTACAATTGAAATATGAGAATATCCACTACACTTCTTCATATAAACTGATTTAAAATAGAACATACCTGTTTCAGAATATTCTGCAATCTATAATCCCGGTAAATAccaattttcaaaactttttaaaatatgttatcaaaacGAAACAAGCACCTGCTcatttgcatataaaatttgaaataacatGCCTAAACAGTCCATATTATAACTAGgcctatactatagatctatcCAGTATCCATTCTCCAAATGAAGCATTAGAAATAAAGCAAATAGAACATAATTATAAGATATGGTATCTGgttttataagattttattaattgtaccatgtagtgtacattacatattgtgAAAAAAGAGCTTGTTTGAACtgtttgtatgtaaaatgtatataaccttataatgtgcatgtatttaatttgataagacTTCATTTAGCCCTCAATACACAGCTAATGCATAATAGTACATACTTGCTGAAAATCTTGTTATGCAACTGTATCATGAGGTTGAGAACTTgttaataaatgttatttatatgaaaaattaaaacaaaaatcatagatagatacatgtaggtatattgggtaattaaaaatgtttttatgtattatgtatgtatgatatttagaaataattttataaattacaatacaaaatgaatttttacactcttctgttttaattttttacaactcaattttgttataatcttccattttttattttaaaaggtttgcattacaaaacattacatatttaaattttcccatattaatttattaagaggattcaaatacatgtgattcatgtataattattttatagcatatatagatatttttatggTAAAACAAATACCATTCTATTCAATTACTGGGTATATAAATCACCAATGACTAGATATCCTTCCTTCTGTTAacttattatatgtaattaattatctacatgtaaatcatttttTACCTGGgagtttatctgtaaaatggtaaaattatacagggaatgatatatatataaatatatcctgTCCATTTTTACTGGAAGACCACAAATAAGAGGTTAAGAAAAGTCCTCATAATGGTCATGTCAAtgcaataatattgtatttttacctgtacatgGTGCATTTTGTTCCCTATAGAACAAAGATACCCTATAAGCAATAGCTCTGTACCTGGTATAATTTTTCATGtctaattttctattttgtttatgttgcaGGTATGGAAACCCCCATAATATAAGAAGAATTTCTTGAGGCTACACATACCTTTTCTATATGTAAAAACCAGACAGTATTAAATGCATGGAaaccataatatttttttttatttcctgagtttatcatctgttacaaaatttcttttgttcATTGGAAAACTGCAGCATTCAGCATTTAGcacaataattttggaacataTTGCCATATGCAAACCTATATGAAGACGTGAATGTCTCAGAAAATGGTTTTACTGTGAAATTAAGTatgatttttaagaaaaaagatCTAGTTTATAACTGGAATTGCCCTAATTATGCTTGTTAATTTTCAGTAAATACATTACAGCACtcattaatatatcaatttgttctttctttaaagttataataCTGGGAATCACAATATAGAGTATGCATGGTAATAGTATAGGTACAGGcaatatatacctggtacatgtacatttatacttGTAGGTACTAGGTAATACATGCAGGTACACTGTATAATTGCATATTAAGTTCATTAGTGGATAAAAATGGATGCAATAGGGCCTAAGGAGGTAGTACAGTTTCACAATTACAATTCTTACAATAGTACAGTTTCACAATTACAATTCTTACAATATCTTCTTACAAGTTacagatgaaaataaatgatccACGTTTGTTCAATTCAGGATCACTTGCAATTGGAATATGaattatctatacatgtatgtgtatacatggCCTCACATTGATATTAGTTTTGATGCTATGCACTGACCATATTTTGGTtggtatatcaatattgattccTAAACACAGTTTTCAGAAATGCAGAATTTGTCATACCTGTTTAAgaatttttatatctatatattatattttataacattgcaACTTTAAATCAAGAATACAACTAcctttttaatgtaaatagaaAAGATGGAGAGagagaataaatgaaatatttgtgagcaATGTCTTCTATATAATGAAAGATCTaggatgtacatgtaagttcaatgttatattttttccatgACTGCATGTGACATTAAATCCCCATGGTGATTCTCAACACTGATCCAGTTTATTGCTGTTTTTGTGTAATGAACTCTATTAACAATGAAATAGTATTTGCCTGCAAATCTGGATtaagtcattttataattttgaggaaccactttaaaaaaatctactgagaTACTGCTTAcattaagttacatgtatctgtactgagtacatttgtatgtcattgTCTTGGGGAAATGTCAATGGTCTGTTGTTTGATTATCTCATTTTATTTAAGACAAAAATTCATATGGTGTACATGTAGGTTATCTTACAATCTTAATGATTAATAGACAGAAAGTAATAATTGACACCAACACATAATACATATCCTTGCTATAAATCCGGATCTCATTAAACCCCCAACTGAGCACCTGGCCTGGTAGATCGTTTTAGTCAGCAACGTTGAGGCATGCGCATTggtagtaaaaacaaaaatggcgaaGCGGGATTTTTGAATTGCGGTGTTACACTTAGAAAAGTGGCGTATCTGCGCTAATAAAAGAGGTATCGTTATGAAAATGATATCCGAAGAATTTTAGTGATATAGAGATTTATTTAATGCGTTTACTTTAGATGAAAACGGATAACAATGTAGCATAAAATAGCCGTCGAATGGCTCAACGGCACCCACTGCTAACATTTACGGCCATTTCGCCCATTTCGATGTAGGCGTATAGGAATATAATCTAGACGATCGAAGTCAAATTTGAgcttaaattgtcattttatacttgtattttcatatcacaatagtataaataacaaaacacagtaACTAGGATTTTAGAGGGGAAAACCCTAATTTTGTACCAAAAGGGGTCGTGTACCAAATGGGGTACGGTGACGTTACAGTTAAAATTAGTTAACAGGTTGAGCACAACCCCGTATATGAGTCACAGTCCTGCATTTAAGTAACAGTTACCGATTTGAGTAATAATTAAAACCCAAATGCAGGTTTCAGTGAAATGAcaacatatatgttttaaaaacaatgtcataatttttaaattGCTTCACAACTGATTTTAAGAGTCTTTGTCTTTGTTTAAGAACTGTTACATTAGCTATAAATTGTTATATTGAGCCATGGGACCAAACTGgttacatttttgtatactGCACTGTACTGgaccacagggcctcgttactaatgatgatatatataagataggtcacgtctatttacatacgtgtaatgtatgtaaatagacgtggCCTATCTTATAAGAGCGGCcaaaggccgcgtagagcgaagctctactaaccataacacgtgtgtgagcatatagaatccaatacattccagtaccccttggactttgaaaacgtgtcccgcgggaaaagtctcgcgcctccatgcaggcagccatgttttaagtctcgttatcagcacgacgagattttatttttttttgtaggCAAAATGTATCACCaggatacactttgaaattactttaagtagttttaaataattacacaaGGATAAGAATgacacaataaatgtactggtcaaaataatatactgtctgtgtgttgtcaagcGCACAGCATTGTCAGCCGTGACGTCAGGAGGCTTGGTGCTAAAGATGCTACATATTCCTGCGCATTTTTGATACATGGCATGTTGCAAAGTTTTCCGCATTGGAAAGAAACAAGGtcgaaaaaaattgaaataatctagttgaatatttctttctaaCCTGTATATGACGACAGCTAGACATAAGTATTGAAGAATAGCATTTACTAAAAATCAATGATCAATCTGAGGTTATAATCCTAAc
This portion of the Argopecten irradians isolate NY chromosome 6, Ai_NY, whole genome shotgun sequence genome encodes:
- the LOC138326240 gene encoding glycerol-3-phosphate acyltransferase 1, mitochondrial-like, yielding MLKTNTSVTPDLDLVYKKWEKQGPPTGSLPKTREVTGQLTNRILNEGRQRWREKFGDSVKPVHHRKSRDRRKAPPVSSDSIASRLIAQFKSSPIVTADTLRVVRPFMGQCCACLPDSKIDLISSTTSGLGIRDILNVKTELRSGGLLEMTFDQLVYSLRRKTIHKYPDVSLAVLTCNRVKEAVQQQSDEGVSTGRTKPGDVVAKDLLREMQAKISNRLLRLAGWFLLKFLSYFLHSVQIHKGQLEMVEKAVEVQYIFLLYENSKLKKISCT